A genomic segment from Geitlerinema sp. PCC 7407 encodes:
- the thrC gene encoding threonine synthase: MTLSLSTANSQSSSAPLRAQNWPGLIEAYRPYLPVSDQTPVITLLEGSTPLIPAPAIADRIGRQVKVYVKYDGLNPTGSFKDRGMTMAISKAKEAGAEAVICASTGNTSAAAAAYARRGGLRAFVLIPDGYVALGKLAQALLYGAEVLAIQGNFDRALEIVRGMAESYPITLVNSVNPYRLEGQKTAAFEVVDVLGDAPDWLCIPVGNAGNITAYWMGFCQYHQENRCTRLPRMMGFQAAGSAPLVAGSVVEHPETVATAIRIGNPANRDRAIAVRDASQGQFDAVTDDEILEAYRILASEEGVFCEPASAASVAGLLKHKDQVPTGATIVCVLTGNGLKDPDSAIKFSGNQFKQGIAPDLGAVAQAMGF, translated from the coding sequence GTGACTCTAAGCCTGTCAACTGCCAACTCCCAATCTTCCAGTGCTCCGCTCCGGGCTCAAAACTGGCCGGGACTCATCGAAGCGTATCGTCCCTATTTGCCGGTGAGCGACCAGACGCCCGTGATCACGCTGCTCGAAGGCAGCACGCCGCTGATCCCTGCCCCTGCGATCGCCGATCGCATTGGTCGCCAGGTGAAGGTGTATGTCAAATACGACGGCCTCAATCCCACCGGCAGCTTCAAAGACCGGGGGATGACCATGGCGATTTCCAAGGCCAAGGAAGCAGGCGCTGAGGCTGTCATCTGTGCGAGCACGGGCAACACGTCGGCGGCGGCAGCGGCTTATGCCCGGCGGGGCGGCCTGCGCGCCTTTGTACTGATCCCCGATGGCTACGTGGCGCTGGGGAAACTGGCCCAGGCGCTGCTCTACGGAGCCGAGGTTCTGGCGATCCAGGGCAACTTTGACCGGGCGCTGGAGATCGTGCGCGGCATGGCCGAGAGCTATCCCATCACGCTGGTGAACTCGGTCAATCCCTATCGTCTAGAAGGCCAGAAAACGGCAGCCTTTGAGGTGGTGGACGTGCTGGGAGATGCACCCGATTGGCTGTGCATTCCGGTGGGCAACGCGGGCAACATCACGGCCTACTGGATGGGCTTTTGCCAGTACCACCAAGAAAATCGCTGCACGCGCTTGCCCCGCATGATGGGCTTCCAGGCGGCGGGCTCAGCGCCCTTGGTGGCGGGCTCGGTGGTGGAGCATCCCGAGACGGTGGCCACGGCCATTCGCATCGGCAACCCAGCCAACCGCGATCGCGCGATCGCCGTGCGGGATGCCAGTCAGGGACAGTTTGACGCGGTAACCGACGACGAGATCCTAGAGGCCTATCGTATTCTGGCTTCCGAGGAAGGGGTCTTCTGCGAGCCAGCCAGCGCGGCCTCAGTGGCCGGCCTGCTCAAGCACAAAGATCAGGTGCCCACGGGCGCGACGATCGTGTGCGTGCTGACCGGCAATGGCCTGAAGGACCCCGACTCGGCAATCAAGTTTAGCGGCAACCAGTTCAAGCAGGGAATTGCGCCTGACCTAGGGGCGGTAGCTCAGGCGATGGGTTTCTAG
- a CDS encoding MBL fold metallo-hydrolase, which translates to MYPDSQPSGVASPVATPLDAQPSSTAKPPRLILDSTHLGNGRSIYAFAPNRDTLGGTAYFIVENGEGILIDCPAWNDVNQRFLQEHAVRWFLITHRGGLGKTVQWQQQLQCDVLIQEQEAYLLPEITVTTFHRECQLSPSAQALWTSGHSPGSACLYYQPGGVLFTGRHLLPDRDGNPAPLRTSKTFHWPRQLRNTAGLRSRFSPETLRYICPGASTGSLRGQGYIDHAYEKLAAIDLDALQGAIPLL; encoded by the coding sequence GTGTATCCAGATTCCCAGCCATCCGGCGTCGCCTCCCCTGTGGCCACGCCTCTCGACGCTCAGCCCAGCAGTACTGCCAAACCGCCTCGTCTGATCCTGGACTCCACTCACCTGGGCAACGGCCGATCGATTTACGCCTTTGCACCCAATCGAGACACCTTGGGCGGGACCGCTTACTTCATTGTAGAAAACGGGGAAGGAATCCTCATCGACTGCCCAGCGTGGAACGATGTGAACCAGCGCTTTTTGCAGGAGCACGCGGTGCGCTGGTTTCTGATCACCCATCGCGGTGGCCTCGGCAAGACCGTCCAGTGGCAGCAGCAGCTACAGTGTGACGTCCTTATCCAAGAGCAAGAAGCCTACCTGCTGCCCGAGATCACCGTCACCACCTTTCACCGAGAGTGCCAGCTTTCGCCCTCGGCGCAGGCTCTGTGGACCTCTGGCCACTCCCCCGGCTCGGCCTGCCTCTACTACCAGCCCGGCGGCGTCCTCTTTACCGGTCGTCATCTGCTGCCCGATCGCGACGGCAACCCCGCCCCCCTGCGCACCTCCAAGACCTTTCACTGGCCCCGGCAGCTCCGCAACACCGCCGGCCTGCGATCGCGCTTTAGCCCCGAGACCCTGCGCTACATCTGCCCTGGCGCCAGCACCGGCTCCCTACGCGGCCAAGGCTACATCGACCACGCCTACGAAAAACTCGCCGCGATCGACCTAGACGCCCTCCAAGGCGCTATCCCTCTTCTATAG
- the petB gene encoding cytochrome b6, giving the protein MANVYDWFEERLEIQAIAEDVTSKYVPPHVNIFYCLGGITLTCFLIQFATGFAMTFYYKPTVAEAFSSVQYLMTDVNFGWLIRSIHRWSASMMVLMMILHVFRVYLTGGFKKPRELTWVTGVILAVITVSFGVTGYSLPWDQVGYWAVKIVSGVPEAIPVVGSLIVELIRGGDSVGQATLTRFYSLHTFVLPWLIAVFMLLHFLMIRKQGISGPL; this is encoded by the coding sequence ATGGCGAACGTGTACGACTGGTTTGAGGAACGTCTAGAGATCCAGGCGATCGCCGAAGACGTTACCAGCAAGTATGTACCTCCCCACGTCAACATCTTCTACTGCCTGGGCGGAATTACGCTAACTTGCTTTTTGATCCAGTTTGCGACTGGATTTGCAATGACGTTCTACTATAAGCCGACCGTGGCTGAGGCCTTCTCATCAGTGCAATATCTGATGACCGACGTCAACTTCGGCTGGCTGATTCGCTCCATCCACCGCTGGTCCGCCAGCATGATGGTGCTGATGATGATCCTCCACGTCTTCCGGGTGTACCTCACCGGCGGCTTCAAAAAGCCCCGCGAGCTGACCTGGGTGACCGGCGTGATCCTCGCCGTGATCACCGTCTCCTTCGGCGTGACGGGCTACTCTCTGCCTTGGGACCAAGTCGGTTACTGGGCAGTCAAGATCGTCTCTGGCGTTCCTGAGGCCATCCCTGTTGTGGGCTCCTTGATCGTGGAACTCATCCGAGGCGGCGATAGCGTTGGTCAAGCAACCTTGACCCGTTTCTACAGCCTGCACACCTTCGTGCTGCCCTGGCTGATTGCAGTCTTCATGCTGCTGCACTTCCTGATGATCCGGAAGCAAGGCATTTCCGGTCCCTTGTAA
- the petD gene encoding cytochrome b6-f complex subunit IV: MSILKKPDLSDPQLRAKLAKGMGHNYYGEPAWPNDLLYVFPVVILGTIACCVSLAVLDPALVGEAANPFATPLEILPEWYLYPAFQILRILPNKLLGIAGMTSIPLGLMLIPFIESVNKFQNPFRRPVATTLFLFGTVVTLWLGVGATFPIDKSLTLGLF; the protein is encoded by the coding sequence ATGTCAATTCTAAAAAAGCCGGATCTTAGCGATCCTCAACTGCGTGCCAAGCTTGCCAAGGGCATGGGCCACAACTACTACGGTGAGCCTGCTTGGCCCAATGACCTGCTTTACGTTTTCCCGGTAGTTATCCTGGGCACCATTGCCTGCTGCGTGAGCCTAGCCGTGCTGGACCCCGCGCTGGTGGGTGAGGCTGCGAATCCCTTCGCAACGCCGCTGGAAATTTTGCCGGAGTGGTATCTCTACCCCGCGTTCCAAATTCTGCGGATTCTGCCTAACAAGCTCCTCGGTATCGCTGGCATGACCTCGATTCCTCTGGGCCTGATGCTGATTCCCTTCATCGAGAGCGTCAACAAGTTCCAAAACCCCTTCCGTCGCCCTGTGGCAACCACGCTGTTCCTGTTTGGTACGGTGGTTACCCTGTGGCTGGGTGTGGGTGCAACGTTCCCCATCGACAAGTCTCTGACCTTGGGCCTGTTCTAG
- a CDS encoding anti-sigma regulatory factor, which produces MVQRDHLTVNSDLTVLTKVQNWFEQFCLHHASGKSWSENQIYSLNLALAEGFTNAVRHAHHGLPPETAIEIEASAWGDRIELRIWDQGQPFNPDLLPEPEPGTLREGGYGWFLLRRLADRVTYERTGDRRNCLVIVKYSLQAQLAD; this is translated from the coding sequence ATGGTGCAGCGCGACCATCTCACCGTGAACAGTGACCTGACGGTCTTGACGAAGGTCCAGAACTGGTTTGAGCAGTTCTGTCTGCATCACGCTTCAGGCAAGAGCTGGTCAGAAAACCAGATTTATTCCCTAAATTTGGCGCTGGCGGAGGGGTTCACAAACGCGGTGCGCCACGCCCATCATGGCTTGCCGCCAGAGACGGCGATCGAGATCGAGGCGAGTGCATGGGGCGATCGCATTGAGCTGCGCATCTGGGACCAAGGCCAGCCCTTTAATCCAGATTTACTGCCGGAGCCGGAGCCAGGAACCCTACGAGAAGGGGGATACGGCTGGTTTTTGCTGCGGCGCCTAGCTGACCGCGTGACCTATGAGCGGACGGGCGATCGCCGAAATTGCTTGGTCATCGTCAAATACAGCCTGCAAGCGCAGCTAGCGGATTAA
- a CDS encoding site-2 protease family protein, producing MIFWFWLLLLGLITYFIVQRSVASMTRTPVWLLWLVMMMPAFIWALWGLAFGPSRPIPLVLIVGPFVACPLLYWMLLQWGRLSPEEAQMAQEEAIAAAKRPPLRPIEKEEEATLQNCFPWTVFYLQNIEYRPQAVICRGQLRTNPEAAYATVRDNVVSHFGDRFLVVFQESLQGKPFFALVPNPQAMASRLSTEPLVRPGLALGLLGVTLLTTTWVGMGLNLGAASEQTLTLEQLLTSPNLWLRGLPYAIALMGILGIHELGHYLAARFYKIRTTLPYFIPVPLFLGTFGAFIQIRSPVPNRKALFDVGIAGPLAGLVVTLPVLLWGLAHSTVVTQVPEASILQFDALNPHSSLLLSVLSHIALGDSLTATAALKLHPVAIAGYIGLLVTALNLMPVGQLDGGHIVHAMFGQRTGAAIGQVARLLVLLLSFVRPELLMWAILLFFIPVIDEPALNDVSELDDRRDLWGLLALVLLVMIVLPAPKMLIELLSAMT from the coding sequence ATGATTTTTTGGTTCTGGCTACTATTGTTGGGACTCATCACCTACTTCATTGTGCAACGAAGTGTTGCCAGTATGACGCGCACTCCGGTCTGGCTATTGTGGTTGGTCATGATGATGCCAGCGTTTATTTGGGCGCTGTGGGGACTGGCCTTCGGCCCGAGTCGGCCCATTCCGCTGGTGCTGATCGTGGGGCCGTTTGTGGCCTGTCCGCTGCTGTACTGGATGCTGCTGCAGTGGGGGCGACTGTCGCCGGAGGAGGCGCAGATGGCGCAGGAGGAGGCGATCGCGGCGGCCAAGCGACCGCCCCTGCGCCCCATCGAGAAAGAAGAGGAAGCCACGCTGCAAAACTGCTTTCCGTGGACGGTGTTTTATCTTCAAAACATTGAGTATCGCCCCCAGGCGGTGATCTGTCGCGGTCAGCTGCGCACCAATCCAGAAGCGGCCTACGCGACGGTGCGGGACAACGTGGTGTCGCACTTTGGCGATCGCTTCTTGGTGGTGTTTCAGGAAAGCTTGCAGGGAAAGCCGTTTTTTGCTCTGGTGCCCAATCCTCAAGCAATGGCTAGCCGCCTTAGCACTGAGCCCTTGGTGCGGCCGGGACTGGCTCTGGGCCTGCTCGGGGTGACCCTGCTGACGACAACCTGGGTGGGCATGGGCCTAAATCTGGGGGCCGCGTCGGAGCAGACGCTGACCCTCGAGCAGCTCCTGACTTCGCCAAATCTGTGGCTGCGGGGCCTGCCCTACGCGATCGCCCTGATGGGGATTCTGGGCATTCACGAGCTGGGCCACTACCTGGCTGCTCGTTTCTACAAAATTCGCACAACGCTGCCCTATTTCATTCCGGTGCCGCTCTTTTTGGGCACTTTTGGCGCGTTTATTCAGATTCGCTCCCCCGTGCCTAACCGCAAGGCCCTCTTTGACGTGGGGATCGCGGGGCCTTTGGCGGGGCTGGTGGTGACGCTGCCGGTGCTGCTGTGGGGCTTGGCCCATTCCACGGTGGTGACCCAGGTGCCCGAGGCCAGCATTCTCCAGTTTGATGCGCTCAACCCCCACTCGTCTCTGCTGCTCAGCGTGTTGAGCCACATTGCCCTGGGGGATAGCCTCACGGCGACGGCGGCCCTCAAGCTGCACCCAGTGGCGATCGCAGGGTACATTGGCTTGCTGGTCACTGCCCTAAATCTGATGCCCGTGGGTCAGCTCGATGGCGGCCACATCGTCCACGCCATGTTTGGTCAGCGCACCGGAGCCGCCATCGGCCAAGTTGCTCGGCTTTTGGTCTTGCTGCTGTCTTTTGTGCGGCCCGAGCTGCTGATGTGGGCGATTTTGCTCTTTTTCATTCCCGTGATTGACGAGCCAGCCCTCAACGACGTCAGCGAACTGGACGATCGCCGGGATCTTTGGGGACTGCTGGCGCTGGTGCTGCTGGTGATGATCGTGCTGCCAGCACCGAAGATGTTGATAGAACTGCTCAGCGCAATGACGTGA
- a CDS encoding GAF domain-containing sensor histidine kinase yields the protein MLQFSDRGKYSARPGALKAIIQSLAAQFSVLPDTRMLWIASDDPVLDLPTLCDQIQVFSQTQSSDRANSYFGLPADVSDMPLDTYAFCTHLCELPLQDWRTEAQPASPVLVAVGLSDRLNVVLQAYLADPESTPLRERAYWLHLSFDPQICTEVQRWVAQQLGATGEQTLLPLMTQSLRHWPATANDAGLQSEMTLQWLSALSDAEHFSERIEDGLPTSGESLSEEESLRTFHQRPWLQQERLLQELLHIDGAILGPQVIIRRSAEVIRAIFGVSRCQIVFFSAEDYHVGWGAIAHAPEFLAYNNYPSYPDWQTVQGIIQRHRQASTWVTAEPLPRPLRDRPIDIPLAKAVLSSWTQPDTQGKKKWIAGFLSIEQWDRPRIWQPEEMYLLHTAIHQVEQGAYQALLYQQVEERAQRTALLNQLIAQMRASLDLDQIFETVTSALGQLVIIDQCCIIQFNSDQCWQPLVEYRLTADIPSALGRIIADSENPYSPQLRLFEAVQVSDTRHIDDPDARAFAEQHGSAWLAVPIHRGQELWGFISFSQYNYPRYWHESEVEFLTIVADHLAIAIHQATLYQQIQDQKQTLELQVAQRTAELESFFDAHPDYIFVLERNTHRLPFCNHAFAHSVGFENRQQVQGKSVRDCLAPASAETFLQRNQQVFNTGQILHEQEAITLSDGVHYFDTFKVPLCNPNGEIYALLGTARDITELINTREALAERTTQLQDALTAAQAASQAKSEFLATMSHELRTPLTSVIGMSSALLKQFLGTLNPKQAEYLQLIHSSGAHLLNLINDILDLAKIEAGKASLQVSQFSLRRIADESIDWLSEKARRQEVTLLKEFNDLPDEEFFWGDERRVKQILLNLLSNAVKFTPTGGKIWLRIIYDEGLAQIEVEDTGIGIPDDKQHLLFEAFQQIDSSLNRQHEGTGLGLALTRQLTEMHGGTIQFRSVVGQGTIFIVRLPSQRHHAKTVAAGADAIEEG from the coding sequence ATGCTCCAATTTTCTGATCGCGGCAAATACTCAGCTCGCCCAGGAGCCCTCAAGGCCATCATTCAGTCCTTGGCCGCCCAGTTTTCTGTCTTGCCTGACACCCGCATGCTGTGGATCGCCTCGGACGATCCTGTGCTGGATTTACCGACGCTGTGTGACCAGATTCAAGTTTTTTCGCAGACGCAGTCGAGCGATCGCGCCAATAGTTATTTTGGGCTGCCTGCGGACGTCAGCGACATGCCGCTAGATACCTATGCGTTCTGTACGCATCTGTGTGAGCTGCCGCTCCAAGATTGGCGGACGGAGGCTCAGCCAGCGTCGCCCGTTCTGGTGGCGGTGGGGCTGAGCGATCGCCTGAATGTGGTGCTGCAAGCCTATCTTGCTGATCCTGAGAGTACGCCCCTGCGAGAGCGCGCCTACTGGCTGCATCTGTCCTTCGATCCTCAGATCTGCACTGAGGTGCAGCGATGGGTGGCCCAGCAGCTTGGCGCGACAGGTGAGCAAACGCTGCTGCCGCTGATGACTCAAAGCTTGCGGCACTGGCCCGCGACTGCCAATGACGCTGGTCTCCAAAGTGAGATGACGCTTCAGTGGCTCTCGGCTTTGAGCGATGCTGAGCACTTTTCTGAGCGCATCGAGGATGGGTTGCCGACGAGTGGCGAGTCGCTGAGCGAGGAAGAGAGCCTGCGCACGTTTCATCAGCGGCCCTGGCTCCAGCAAGAGCGCCTGCTCCAGGAGCTGCTTCATATTGACGGGGCCATTTTGGGGCCGCAGGTGATTATTCGGCGATCGGCGGAGGTGATTCGGGCGATTTTTGGGGTGAGCCGCTGCCAGATCGTGTTTTTCAGCGCAGAGGACTATCACGTTGGCTGGGGGGCGATCGCCCATGCCCCCGAGTTTCTGGCCTACAACAACTACCCAAGCTACCCCGACTGGCAAACGGTCCAAGGCATCATTCAGCGCCACCGCCAGGCCAGCACCTGGGTGACGGCGGAGCCCCTGCCGCGGCCCCTGCGCGATCGCCCCATTGACATCCCCCTCGCCAAAGCCGTCCTTTCCAGCTGGACCCAGCCCGACACCCAGGGCAAAAAAAAGTGGATCGCCGGTTTTTTGTCCATCGAGCAGTGGGACCGGCCCCGGATTTGGCAGCCAGAGGAAATGTACCTGCTGCATACCGCGATTCATCAAGTCGAGCAAGGCGCCTATCAGGCCCTGCTCTACCAGCAGGTCGAAGAGCGAGCCCAGCGCACTGCCCTGCTCAACCAGCTGATTGCTCAAATGCGGGCCTCCCTGGACCTAGACCAGATCTTTGAAACCGTTACCAGCGCTCTGGGGCAGCTCGTGATCATTGACCAGTGCTGCATCATCCAGTTCAACTCGGATCAGTGTTGGCAGCCCCTGGTTGAGTATCGCCTCACCGCCGATATTCCCTCGGCCCTGGGCCGCATCATTGCCGATAGCGAGAATCCCTATTCGCCCCAGCTTCGCCTCTTTGAAGCTGTGCAGGTCAGCGACACCCGCCACATCGACGATCCAGATGCGCGGGCCTTTGCCGAGCAGCACGGCAGCGCCTGGCTCGCGGTGCCGATCCACCGAGGCCAAGAGCTCTGGGGCTTCATTTCCTTTAGCCAATACAACTACCCGCGCTACTGGCACGAGTCAGAGGTCGAGTTTTTGACCATCGTCGCCGATCACCTGGCGATCGCCATTCACCAGGCCACCCTCTACCAGCAAATCCAGGACCAAAAGCAGACCCTCGAGCTCCAGGTAGCCCAGCGCACCGCCGAGCTAGAGAGCTTCTTTGACGCTCACCCCGACTACATCTTTGTCCTCGAGCGCAACACCCATCGCTTGCCCTTCTGCAACCACGCCTTCGCCCACAGCGTCGGCTTCGAGAATCGGCAGCAGGTCCAGGGCAAGTCCGTCCGCGACTGCCTCGCGCCCGCCAGCGCCGAGACCTTCTTGCAGCGCAACCAGCAGGTCTTCAACACCGGGCAGATCCTGCACGAACAAGAAGCCATCACCCTCAGCGACGGCGTTCACTACTTTGACACCTTCAAAGTCCCCTTGTGCAACCCCAACGGCGAAATCTACGCCCTCCTGGGCACCGCCCGGGACATCACAGAACTGATCAACACCCGCGAAGCCCTCGCAGAGCGCACGACTCAGCTCCAGGACGCCCTCACCGCAGCCCAGGCGGCCAGCCAAGCAAAGAGCGAGTTCTTGGCCACCATGAGCCACGAGCTGCGCACGCCGCTGACGTCGGTGATCGGCATGTCCTCGGCGCTGCTCAAGCAGTTTTTGGGCACCCTCAACCCCAAGCAGGCCGAGTATCTCCAGCTGATCCACAGCAGCGGCGCCCACCTGCTGAACCTCATCAACGACATTCTGGACTTGGCCAAAATCGAGGCGGGCAAGGCGTCTTTGCAGGTCAGCCAGTTCTCGCTGCGGCGCATTGCCGATGAGAGCATTGACTGGCTCTCAGAAAAAGCGCGCCGCCAAGAGGTGACGCTGCTCAAAGAATTTAATGATCTCCCCGATGAGGAGTTCTTTTGGGGCGATGAGCGGCGGGTGAAGCAGATTTTGCTGAACCTGCTGTCTAATGCTGTGAAGTTCACGCCGACGGGGGGGAAGATCTGGCTACGAATTATCTACGACGAGGGGCTGGCCCAGATCGAAGTCGAAGATACGGGAATCGGCATTCCAGACGACAAGCAGCACCTGCTGTTTGAGGCGTTTCAGCAAATTGACAGCTCTCTCAATCGCCAGCATGAGGGAACCGGCTTGGGCTTGGCTCTGACGCGCCAGCTGACGGAGATGCACGGGGGCACGATTCAGTTTCGCTCGGTGGTGGGGCAAGGAACGATTTTCATCGTGCGCTTGCCCAGCCAACGGCATCACGCCAAGACGGTGGCGGCGGGGGCTGACGCTATAGAAGAGGGATAG
- the hisH gene encoding imidazole glycerol phosphate synthase subunit HisH, with the protein MAVIAVIDYDMGNLHSVCKGLENAGATPVVTDSASEIARAEGIVLPGVGAFDPAVDHLRSRQLEEPIRAAIASGKPFLGICLGLQILFESSEEGREPGLGIVPGTVKRFRSEPGMTIPHMGWNQLQLTQPASPLWQDLPADPWVYFVHSYYVEPRDPQVRAATVSHGNQTVTAAIARDNLMAVQFHPEKSSDAGLKILANFVQMVSRQPSLTR; encoded by the coding sequence ATGGCTGTGATCGCCGTGATTGACTACGACATGGGCAACCTTCACTCCGTCTGCAAGGGGCTGGAGAATGCGGGAGCAACGCCTGTTGTCACGGATTCTGCGAGCGAAATTGCCCGTGCAGAGGGGATTGTGCTGCCGGGGGTAGGAGCCTTTGATCCGGCGGTAGACCATTTGCGATCGCGGCAGCTCGAGGAGCCGATTCGGGCGGCGATCGCGAGCGGCAAGCCTTTCCTGGGGATCTGCCTGGGGCTCCAGATTTTGTTTGAGTCGAGCGAAGAGGGCCGGGAACCAGGCTTGGGCATTGTGCCCGGGACGGTGAAGCGCTTTCGGTCCGAGCCGGGAATGACCATTCCGCACATGGGCTGGAATCAGCTCCAGCTCACCCAGCCCGCGTCGCCCCTGTGGCAAGACCTGCCCGCAGATCCCTGGGTATATTTTGTGCACTCCTACTATGTGGAGCCGCGCGATCCGCAGGTGCGCGCCGCGACGGTGAGCCACGGCAACCAGACCGTGACGGCGGCGATCGCCCGCGACAACCTGATGGCCGTGCAGTTTCACCCCGAGAAGTCCTCGGACGCGGGCCTGAAGATCCTGGCCAACTTTGTGCAGATGGTTAGCCGCCAGCCGTCGCTGACCCGCTAA
- a CDS encoding N-acetylmuramidase family protein has translation MRLQDIYASGQPLHLDRLPSYPHLVRQIQIRLSALELLPPASIDGIYGPRTASGLQAFNRAFGLSPYFIDRWTAKHLIEAKSLPNPFTLGQPPRRLQEQDYAEVAVRLSVEVAVIKAVVQVESSGAGFLSDGRPKILFEATWFSHFTESRYDHLHSNLSSAKWDRSLYKGGLAEWRRLNAAIALSPKSALKSASWGLFQIMGFNHPLCGYANIEDYVTDMQRSEGHQLRAFVAFIENQGLSKYLRNRDWAGFAYHYNGPSYATLAYDHKLASAYSAYLAEDIALGAPVV, from the coding sequence ATGCGTCTCCAAGATATCTACGCCTCAGGGCAGCCTCTCCACCTGGATCGCCTCCCCTCCTATCCGCACCTCGTCCGTCAAATCCAAATTCGTCTTTCGGCCCTAGAGCTCTTGCCCCCCGCTAGCATTGATGGCATCTACGGCCCCCGCACCGCCTCCGGTCTCCAAGCCTTCAACCGAGCCTTCGGCCTGAGCCCCTACTTCATCGATCGCTGGACTGCCAAGCACCTCATCGAAGCCAAGTCCCTCCCCAATCCCTTCACGCTGGGACAGCCGCCCCGCCGTCTCCAGGAGCAGGACTACGCCGAAGTGGCCGTACGACTGAGCGTCGAGGTCGCCGTGATCAAAGCCGTGGTCCAAGTCGAGAGTAGCGGCGCTGGCTTCCTCAGCGATGGCCGTCCCAAAATCTTGTTTGAGGCCACCTGGTTTAGCCACTTCACCGAAAGCCGCTACGATCACCTTCACAGCAACCTGTCCAGCGCCAAGTGGGACCGCTCCCTCTACAAAGGAGGACTGGCCGAATGGCGCCGCCTCAATGCCGCGATCGCCCTCTCTCCCAAATCTGCTCTGAAGTCCGCTAGCTGGGGACTGTTTCAGATCATGGGCTTCAACCATCCCCTGTGCGGCTACGCCAACATCGAGGACTACGTCACCGACATGCAGCGCAGCGAAGGCCATCAGCTGCGCGCCTTCGTCGCCTTCATCGAAAACCAGGGCCTCAGCAAGTACTTGCGCAATCGAGACTGGGCCGGATTTGCTTATCACTACAACGGGCCGAGCTACGCCACGCTGGCCTACGACCATAAGCTCGCCAGCGCCTACTCCGCTTATTTGGCCGAAGACATCGCCTTGGGAGCGCCTGTTGTCTAG
- the ctpA gene encoding carboxyl-terminal processing protease CtpA produces MGKRFWLAGFLIFSQIIFTFVIWVAPAYALTDEQKLFNEAWRIVNRAYVDETFNDQNWWMIRQKTLQKPLRSREETYTAIQSMLASLDDPFTRFLRPSQYRSLQVSTAGELTGIGLQIALDAETGSLQVIAPIEGSPADKAGILPRDRIVSIDGTPSEALTLDEAATRMRGPAGSKVVLTIERDGKSPRSLTIVRDRIELNPVVAKLDRTSAAVPVGYIRLTQFNANATTELAEAVRDLERQGAQEFVLDLRNNSGGLLQAGIEIARLWLDEGTIVYTVNRQSVLDSYESTGSALTRAPLVVLVNRGTASASEILAGALQDNGRAQLVGETTFGKGLIQSLFELSDGSGLAVTVAKYETPNHHDINKLGIQPDVPVALEQLEREQVATSDDPQYQAAIALLDQATVLAGAPDQAAWSKQTAPKRRLPFLSR; encoded by the coding sequence ATGGGCAAACGCTTTTGGCTAGCTGGATTTTTAATTTTCTCGCAAATTATTTTTACATTTGTCATCTGGGTGGCTCCGGCCTATGCCCTGACGGATGAGCAAAAACTTTTTAACGAGGCGTGGCGGATTGTCAATCGCGCTTACGTCGACGAAACTTTTAATGACCAAAACTGGTGGATGATTCGCCAGAAGACGCTTCAGAAGCCGCTGCGATCGCGCGAGGAGACCTACACGGCGATTCAGTCGATGCTGGCATCTCTGGACGATCCGTTTACGCGCTTTTTGCGGCCGAGCCAGTACCGCAGTTTGCAGGTGAGTACGGCGGGGGAGCTGACGGGGATTGGCTTACAGATTGCTCTGGATGCTGAAACCGGAAGTCTTCAGGTGATCGCGCCCATTGAAGGGTCGCCAGCAGATAAAGCGGGAATTTTGCCGCGCGATCGCATCGTGAGCATTGACGGGACGCCCAGTGAGGCTCTGACGCTGGACGAGGCGGCGACTCGGATGCGCGGGCCAGCGGGCAGCAAGGTGGTGCTGACGATCGAGCGGGACGGAAAGTCGCCGCGATCGCTGACGATTGTGCGCGATCGCATCGAGCTCAATCCCGTGGTGGCCAAGCTCGATCGTACTTCGGCAGCGGTTCCTGTGGGCTACATTCGCCTCACCCAGTTCAACGCCAACGCCACCACCGAGCTGGCCGAAGCGGTGCGCGATCTGGAGCGCCAGGGAGCCCAGGAGTTTGTGCTGGACCTGCGCAACAACTCCGGCGGACTGCTCCAGGCCGGCATTGAAATTGCGCGGCTGTGGCTGGATGAGGGCACGATCGTCTATACGGTCAACCGCCAGAGCGTTTTGGATAGCTATGAGTCCACAGGGTCAGCGCTGACCCGAGCGCCGCTGGTGGTGCTGGTCAATCGCGGCACGGCGAGCGCCAGCGAAATTTTGGCGGGTGCGCTCCAGGACAATGGCCGGGCGCAGCTGGTGGGTGAAACAACCTTTGGTAAGGGGCTGATTCAGTCGCTGTTTGAGCTCTCGGACGGGTCGGGTCTGGCGGTGACGGTGGCGAAGTACGAGACGCCCAATCACCACGACATCAATAAGCTAGGCATTCAGCCGGATGTGCCGGTGGCCCTAGAGCAACTGGAGCGCGAGCAGGTGGCGACGTCGGATGACCCGCAGTACCAAGCGGCGATCGCCCTGCTGGATCAGGCCACAGTGCTGGCTGGCGCCCCTGATCAAGCTGCCTGGAGCAAGCAAACTGCGCCCAAGCGTCGCTTGCCTTTCCTGTCCCGCTGA